The proteins below are encoded in one region of Candidatus Eisenbacteria bacterium:
- a CDS encoding cadherin-like domain-containing protein: MRVPTLLSGIIALFVATCPVAARTFNIQPDGMGDAPTIAAGIDSAAYGDTVLVGCGVYEETDIAMKSGVKLLGSTGDPSCVVIDGAASGRLFSIVSCDSTTEIAGITFRDGYAMAGDGGAVYLGGYMNPAHPLFRGCRFEENRAYARGGAVFVYDQCRPRFIGCVFNENDCTDVGGAVATGANADPWFEDCVFTGNHSTQNGGAVNIGDASSTFRRCDFQGNVADHMGGALAMNGFGGAAVDTCLFAGNSAENAGGALFCGNYSYGSLHGCTIVGNSAPLGSGIAFGNASGFADRVIIAFNQEGAAVYEQLPGDSVTFTCSDIFGNPGGDWIGDNAVQLGQNGNLFADPLFCGDANTGDSLTLRSDSPCAEANNLECGLVGARPQGCIPTREWVGWGDGESWEDPYNWSPTGLPDSIDAVLIKPDDPDTVIFTGGGPVHSLDLGWEVAAVLLRIDADTLTLLQGGRNDLGALHVASGAAMEIPFGATFDNLDGGEIVLAGGDIAGEGIVVNGGEIRKDEGRRGSRSISAVRCGVENRHDDPGDGAIRVWDGVLNFQGEFVNAGSLLVDEGAEALLDPGDGMLRSPYYVNTGFVTILNEGVLRIGGGRVFRNDPGGDVRLEGSSLAGEGTFLNGGVVRCVEHYRDARAINSISCGFENAREDPGDGAIVLESGITSIEGEFANAGSLLVNTGAEALLDPGDGMLRAESFLNEGWVVVDIGAVFTIADFATVFWNRNGGVFDLRGGDLGGEGLFRNAGQLKKTGASPFTDRSFSYLGCRCENQRHDDPGDGAIRVEEGTLAVTGETDNEGEIHVEEGAGLTVGDAGGKAAGDRSGGLVNGGEVFVEGGASFDLYAVLENEPTADFRLAGVATVRNGAEWRNTGSLVVEEAGVLTLEAGRSTSPGLFDNGGLLWIPADGSVVNEGSFLHQENAVLGGAGTFDNTAGSFSNDGVLRPGAPIGDFRFLGDFSMSPLSEVNIDIGGISPGTTYDRLLVTGSIDFGGAVQVRLSGYIPSPGDDFQVIQGSGGPLRDGFVACYGGLIVPGGLYLQPVQETNALSFTTTGSPPPNGAPDAANDLYETVLHEPIVLSLLANDIDPDADPLRILLLGTEGTAGIARIDAGDSTVTYTPPPDFAGADAFTYLVSDCEGGSDSATVTILVDHTSHAIRVPGDAATIAEGLAAAEYGDTVLVESGVYREHDLAMKSGVKLFGVERAGAKVRIDAEGTGRVLLCEEADDATRIEGIVFRNGSAAMGAGVLCVNASPVFRNCAFTGNAASGGGGGFHCDSRSEPVFEGCTFAGNRAAEGGALYVEGAAIGFDRVLIRGNGAASGPEIFHAAGSSLDFAGCVVDTGGVAGAGTIVWGGDCVAEDPLFCVPAAPAAAPTAEGNYHVDVASVCLSGTERIGAFGAGCRNGRVFEEEEEEGGHAVRPDGRERNASILGPSVPRFFVFPNPSRGGVTVEYACPASAPGRLSVYGVSGRLVRSYELNGPSGAVRWDGTGAGGTRVAPGVYFLRLVAGDEVETRRVTLIR, from the coding sequence GTGCGCGTTCCAACCCTCTTGTCAGGGATCATCGCCCTTTTCGTCGCGACCTGTCCGGTCGCCGCCCGAACCTTCAACATTCAGCCGGACGGAATGGGGGACGCCCCGACCATCGCCGCGGGAATCGATTCCGCCGCTTACGGCGACACGGTACTCGTCGGGTGCGGCGTATATGAAGAGACGGATATCGCGATGAAGAGCGGCGTGAAGCTGCTCGGATCAACGGGGGACCCCTCTTGCGTCGTTATTGACGGGGCGGCGTCCGGCCGTCTGTTTTCCATCGTATCCTGCGACAGCACGACGGAAATCGCAGGGATCACCTTCCGAGACGGCTACGCCATGGCCGGCGACGGCGGCGCGGTTTATCTCGGCGGGTACATGAACCCGGCCCACCCCCTTTTCCGCGGCTGCCGTTTCGAGGAAAACAGGGCTTACGCTCGGGGCGGGGCGGTGTTCGTCTACGATCAGTGTCGCCCTCGTTTCATCGGATGCGTGTTCAACGAAAACGACTGCACCGACGTGGGAGGCGCCGTCGCCACCGGGGCGAACGCCGATCCTTGGTTCGAGGACTGTGTCTTCACGGGAAACCACTCCACCCAGAACGGCGGCGCCGTAAACATCGGAGACGCCTCCTCCACCTTCCGGCGCTGTGATTTTCAAGGCAACGTGGCGGATCATATGGGGGGCGCACTGGCGATGAACGGCTTCGGCGGCGCGGCCGTGGACACGTGCCTTTTCGCCGGCAACTCCGCCGAGAACGCGGGGGGCGCCCTCTTTTGCGGCAACTACAGCTATGGTTCCCTTCACGGTTGCACCATCGTCGGCAACTCCGCGCCCCTGGGGAGCGGCATTGCCTTCGGCAACGCAAGCGGCTTCGCGGACCGCGTCATCATCGCCTTCAACCAAGAGGGCGCGGCGGTTTACGAGCAGCTGCCGGGTGATTCGGTGACCTTCACCTGCTCCGACATCTTCGGTAACCCCGGCGGCGACTGGATCGGCGACAACGCCGTTCAGCTCGGCCAGAACGGCAACTTATTCGCCGATCCCCTCTTCTGCGGAGACGCGAACACCGGCGACTCGCTCACCCTCCGAAGCGATTCCCCCTGCGCGGAAGCGAACAACCTCGAATGCGGGCTGGTCGGCGCGCGTCCGCAGGGCTGCATCCCCACGCGAGAGTGGGTCGGATGGGGGGACGGGGAATCCTGGGAGGACCCCTACAACTGGAGTCCCACCGGGCTCCCGGATTCCATTGATGCGGTGCTCATCAAGCCGGACGACCCCGACACCGTGATCTTCACGGGCGGTGGTCCGGTCCACAGCCTCGACCTCGGCTGGGAGGTCGCGGCGGTCCTTTTACGGATCGACGCGGACACGCTCACCTTGCTGCAAGGCGGCCGGAACGATTTGGGCGCCCTGCACGTCGCCTCCGGCGCGGCGATGGAGATCCCCTTCGGTGCGACCTTCGACAACCTGGATGGAGGCGAGATCGTCCTCGCCGGCGGGGACATCGCCGGCGAAGGGATCGTCGTGAACGGCGGAGAAATCCGGAAGGACGAGGGAAGGCGCGGCTCGCGTTCGATCAGCGCCGTGAGGTGCGGCGTCGAAAACCGCCATGACGATCCGGGCGACGGCGCGATCCGCGTCTGGGACGGCGTACTGAACTTCCAGGGAGAGTTCGTCAACGCGGGATCGCTTCTCGTGGACGAGGGGGCCGAAGCGCTGCTCGATCCGGGGGACGGCATGCTCCGCTCACCGTATTACGTGAACACCGGTTTCGTGACCATCCTCAACGAAGGGGTCCTTCGGATCGGCGGCGGGCGCGTTTTCCGGAACGATCCGGGAGGGGACGTACGTCTCGAAGGGAGTTCCCTCGCCGGCGAGGGAACCTTCCTGAACGGGGGCGTGGTCCGCTGCGTCGAGCATTATCGGGACGCTCGCGCCATCAACTCCATCTCCTGCGGTTTCGAGAACGCCCGGGAGGATCCGGGCGACGGCGCCATCGTGCTGGAAAGCGGGATCACCTCCATCGAGGGAGAATTCGCCAACGCCGGTTCCCTTCTCGTGAACACGGGCGCCGAGGCGCTCCTCGATCCGGGCGACGGCATGCTGCGGGCGGAAAGCTTTTTGAATGAAGGATGGGTCGTGGTCGATATCGGCGCCGTCTTTACCATCGCCGACTTCGCCACCGTCTTTTGGAACCGAAACGGCGGCGTCTTCGATCTCCGCGGCGGGGATCTCGGCGGCGAGGGTCTTTTCCGCAACGCGGGACAACTGAAGAAGACGGGCGCGTCGCCATTCACCGACCGCTCCTTCAGTTACCTCGGCTGCCGCTGCGAGAACCAGCGTCACGACGATCCCGGCGACGGGGCGATCCGCGTCGAAGAGGGGACTCTCGCCGTCACCGGTGAGACGGACAACGAAGGAGAAATTCACGTCGAGGAGGGCGCGGGCCTGACGGTGGGGGACGCCGGCGGGAAGGCCGCGGGAGATCGTTCCGGCGGACTCGTCAACGGCGGAGAGGTGTTCGTGGAAGGCGGGGCCTCGTTCGATCTCTACGCGGTCTTGGAGAACGAACCCACCGCCGATTTTCGTCTCGCCGGCGTCGCCACGGTCCGGAACGGCGCGGAGTGGCGGAACACCGGTTCGCTGGTCGTCGAAGAGGCGGGCGTTCTCACCCTCGAAGCGGGCCGTTCCACCTCCCCCGGTCTCTTCGATAACGGCGGTCTTCTCTGGATCCCCGCGGACGGCTCGGTCGTCAACGAGGGAAGTTTCCTCCACCAAGAAAACGCGGTGCTCGGCGGCGCGGGGACATTCGACAACACCGCCGGGAGCTTCTCCAACGACGGCGTCCTCCGTCCCGGCGCGCCGATCGGAGACTTCCGTTTTCTCGGGGACTTCTCGATGAGCCCGCTCTCGGAGGTAAACATCGACATCGGCGGGATCTCCCCGGGAACCACCTATGACCGGCTTCTCGTTACCGGCTCCATCGATTTCGGGGGCGCGGTCCAGGTGCGTCTCTCCGGATACATTCCCTCGCCGGGGGATGACTTCCAGGTGATCCAGGGGAGCGGCGGTCCTCTCCGCGACGGCTTTGTCGCGTGTTACGGCGGCTTGATCGTCCCCGGCGGGCTCTATCTGCAGCCGGTCCAGGAGACGAACGCCCTCTCTTTCACGACCACGGGCTCGCCCCCTCCGAACGGGGCGCCCGACGCCGCGAACGATTTGTACGAAACGGTCTTACACGAGCCGATCGTTCTTTCTCTTCTCGCCAACGATATCGACCCGGACGCCGATCCTCTTCGGATCCTCCTGCTCGGCACGGAGGGGACCGCGGGGATCGCGCGGATCGACGCGGGTGATTCCACGGTTACCTACACGCCGCCGCCGGACTTCGCCGGCGCGGACGCCTTCACCTATCTGGTGTCCGACTGCGAGGGCGGTTCCGATTCGGCGACCGTCACGATCCTCGTCGATCACACGTCGCATGCGATTCGCGTTCCCGGCGACGCCGCGACGATCGCGGAGGGCCTCGCCGCGGCGGAATACGGCGACACCGTTCTGGTCGAGTCGGGCGTCTACCGTGAGCACGATCTGGCGATGAAGTCGGGGGTGAAGCTCTTCGGGGTAGAGCGCGCCGGGGCGAAGGTGCGGATCGACGCCGAGGGAACCGGCCGCGTGCTTCTCTGTGAGGAGGCGGACGACGCGACACGGATCGAGGGGATCGTTTTCCGGAACGGCTCGGCGGCGATGGGAGCGGGGGTTCTCTGCGTGAACGCCTCACCCGTCTTCCGGAACTGCGCCTTCACCGGGAACGCGGCCTCCGGGGGCGGAGGCGGGTTCCACTGCGATTCCCGATCCGAGCCCGTTTTCGAAGGATGCACTTTCGCGGGGAACCGCGCCGCCGAAGGGGGCGCCCTGTATGTCGAAGGCGCCGCGATCGGTTTCGACCGCGTGCTGATACGGGGAAACGGCGCGGCCTCCGGACCGGAGATCTTTCACGCCGCGGGTTCGTCGCTCGATTTCGCCGGTTGCGTCGTGGACACCGGCGGCGTCGCCGGCGCCGGAACAATCGTCTGGGGCGGCGATTGCGTCGCCGAGGATCCTCTCTTCTGCGTTCCCGCCGCGCCCGCCGCCGCCCCGACGGCGGAGGGGAATTACCATGTCGACGTCGCCTCCGTTTGCCTGTCCGGTACGGAGCGAATCGGCGCCTTCGGCGCGGGTTGCCGAAACGGCCGTGTCTTCGAGGAGGAAGAAGAGGAGGGCGGGCACGCCGTCCGCCCGGACGGAAGAGAGAGGAACGCGTCGATTCTCGGCCCGAGCGTTCCGAGATTCTTCGTGTTTCCGAATCCCTCGCGCGGCGGCGTCACCGTCGAGTACGCCTGCCCCGCCTCCGCACCCGGCCGGCTCTCCGTGTACGGCGTGAGCGGGCGCCTCGTTCGCTCCTACGAGTTGAACGGGCCGTCGGGCGCGGTCCGCTGGGACGGCACCGGCGCGGGAGGAACGCGCGTCGCCCCGGGCGTCTATTTTCTACGGCTCGTCGCGGGGGACGAGGTGGAAACACGCCGTGTCACGTTGATCCGCTGA
- a CDS encoding ATP-grasp domain-containing protein: protein MSPKSAHPRRPRRGRKSPVYVLGATTAGLAVMRSLGRRGIPVFALESPPRPPGHYSRYARPILLPDFRENEGAWLDRLLLCADGADPRPVLIPAGDDEVLFVARHRRLLAERFRFNIPNDDALSVACDKALLYRFAAETGVPVPETRFPEGPPDEANPDPGEIGFPCLVKPTRSHLWRRRGGAEKLAVARDRHDLERLYRKMWRPGEPLMIQEIVPGGDNALYGYLSCWDRRSRPLVLFTKRKLRQHPVHFGNGSLQVSERNETTAEQSILLLSALAYSGVASIEYKRDDRDGSFKLLDLNPRTVSGEQLAVDSGVDIPYIHYLDVIGEDAPATPPFREGVKYVHLSWDVQSLLSQRKKGTLPFHRWLLSLAGVRSFALLSLSDPAPSLVLLGRASRLGARKIAAALPILIGRRRGKGPERSSRAPHNS, encoded by the coding sequence ATGTCCCCAAAGAGCGCTCACCCGAGGCGGCCGAGGCGCGGCCGCAAGTCACCGGTCTACGTGTTGGGAGCGACCACCGCCGGGCTGGCCGTGATGCGGAGCCTGGGGCGCAGGGGAATCCCGGTTTTCGCCCTGGAATCGCCCCCACGCCCTCCCGGCCACTATTCCCGCTACGCCCGGCCCATCCTTCTCCCCGACTTCCGCGAAAACGAAGGCGCCTGGCTGGACCGCCTCCTCCTCTGCGCCGACGGCGCCGATCCCCGGCCGGTGTTGATCCCCGCGGGGGACGATGAGGTCCTCTTCGTCGCCCGGCACCGCCGCCTCCTGGCGGAACGCTTTCGTTTCAACATCCCGAACGACGACGCGCTCTCCGTCGCGTGCGACAAGGCGCTCCTCTACCGATTCGCCGCCGAAACCGGCGTCCCCGTCCCCGAAACACGCTTCCCGGAAGGCCCGCCGGACGAGGCGAACCCGGACCCGGGCGAAATCGGGTTCCCCTGCTTGGTCAAGCCGACGCGCTCCCATCTCTGGCGGAGACGGGGGGGGGCGGAGAAGCTGGCCGTCGCCCGGGACCGACATGACCTGGAGCGCCTCTACCGAAAGATGTGGCGACCCGGCGAGCCCTTGATGATTCAAGAGATCGTTCCCGGAGGCGACAACGCCCTGTACGGCTATCTCTCCTGTTGGGACCGCCGTTCCCGCCCCCTCGTCCTCTTCACCAAGAGGAAGCTGCGCCAGCACCCCGTCCATTTCGGCAACGGAAGCCTCCAAGTCTCCGAGCGAAACGAGACAACGGCGGAGCAGTCCATCCTTCTTCTGAGCGCGCTCGCATACAGCGGGGTCGCTTCGATCGAGTACAAGCGGGATGATCGGGACGGTTCCTTTAAGCTGCTGGACCTCAACCCGCGAACGGTCTCCGGCGAACAGCTCGCGGTGGATTCCGGCGTGGACATCCCCTACATCCACTACCTGGACGTGATCGGGGAGGACGCGCCGGCGACGCCACCCTTCCGAGAGGGAGTCAAGTACGTCCATCTCTCCTGGGACGTTCAGTCGCTTCTGTCGCAGCGCAAGAAGGGAACCCTCCCCTTCCACCGGTGGCTCCTCTCGCTCGCGGGCGTCCGCTCCTTCGCGCTTCTTTCCCTCTCCGATCCGGCTCCTTCTCTCGTGCTCCTCGGACGGGCGTCGCGCCTCGGCGCGCGGAAGATCGCGGCGGCGCTCCCCATCCTCATCGGGAGGCGGCGCGGGAAAGGCCCGGAACGATCGTCCCGGGCCCCCCACAATTCATGA
- a CDS encoding ABC-F family ATP-binding cassette domain-containing protein encodes MKNIGIEFEDVGFLYDDGSAPLLAGFTCRFAEGWTGVVGANGSGKTTLLRLAVGDLRPRTGRIRIPGPALYGEQRTDVPPADLGGFLRSADPEACRLRGALHVGGDWDRRWSTLSHGERKRTQIAVLLRREPMVLAVDEPTNHLDGEARGLLIDALGAFRGVGLLVSHDRELLDRLCARCLFLDPPEAILRPGGYGEGAREAARERTEAVRRREIARGERRRLEREADRRRRESERGEKGLSKKRLDAKDRDGRAKANLARLTGKDGAAARRLRNMEDRAARAASKEEEIRPRKAYETGIALPGTKSPRDYLLRLSAGTIPLGGGALRHPDLAVGRDDRVALIGPNGAGKSTLVERIIRSIDLPEGRVVYIPQEIDLDRSAAILDEARSLPRAELGRMMSVVSRLGSRPERLLGSGAPTPGEIRKLLLAVGVAREPWLIVLDEPTNHMDLPSVECLEEALGGFPGALLLVSHDTAFLRRLTRVRWMIDRAGEPESFDLRVRAWK; translated from the coding sequence ATGAAAAACATCGGTATCGAGTTCGAGGATGTCGGTTTCCTCTACGACGATGGATCGGCGCCGCTCCTCGCCGGTTTTACATGCCGATTCGCGGAGGGATGGACCGGCGTGGTGGGGGCGAACGGCTCGGGGAAGACCACTCTGCTCCGTCTCGCCGTCGGCGATCTCCGACCCCGGACCGGGCGGATCCGCATCCCCGGGCCGGCCCTTTACGGCGAGCAGAGAACCGACGTCCCGCCGGCGGATCTGGGGGGTTTTCTCAGGAGCGCCGACCCCGAGGCGTGCCGCCTGCGGGGCGCGCTCCACGTCGGCGGGGATTGGGACCGGCGCTGGAGCACGCTCAGCCACGGTGAAAGGAAGAGGACGCAAATCGCCGTCCTCCTCAGGCGCGAGCCGATGGTGCTCGCCGTGGACGAACCGACGAACCATCTGGACGGGGAGGCGCGTGGGCTGTTGATCGACGCACTCGGCGCATTCCGCGGCGTCGGCCTTCTGGTCAGCCATGACCGGGAGCTGCTCGACCGCCTCTGCGCGCGATGCCTGTTCCTCGATCCCCCCGAGGCGATCCTGCGGCCGGGCGGGTACGGAGAGGGGGCGCGCGAGGCGGCGCGGGAGAGGACGGAAGCGGTCCGGCGCCGGGAGATCGCTCGGGGAGAGCGCCGGCGTCTGGAGCGGGAGGCGGACCGCCGCCGGCGAGAATCGGAGCGGGGGGAGAAGGGGCTGTCGAAGAAGAGGCTCGACGCGAAAGACCGGGACGGTCGCGCGAAGGCGAATCTCGCCCGGCTGACCGGCAAGGACGGCGCGGCGGCCCGACGTCTCCGAAACATGGAGGACCGGGCGGCGCGCGCCGCGTCGAAGGAGGAAGAGATCCGTCCGCGAAAGGCGTACGAAACGGGCATCGCCCTCCCCGGGACGAAGAGCCCCCGCGACTACCTCCTGCGTCTCTCCGCCGGGACGATCCCCCTGGGCGGCGGCGCGCTCCGTCATCCCGATTTGGCCGTCGGTCGCGACGATCGCGTCGCGCTGATCGGACCGAACGGAGCGGGAAAGAGCACCCTGGTGGAGAGGATCATCCGCTCCATCGATCTGCCGGAGGGGCGTGTGGTCTACATCCCGCAGGAGATCGACCTCGATCGATCGGCGGCGATCCTGGACGAGGCGCGAAGCCTCCCCCGCGCGGAGCTGGGGAGGATGATGAGCGTGGTCAGTCGTCTCGGATCCCGGCCGGAGCGTCTGCTCGGGAGCGGCGCGCCGACGCCAGGGGAGATTCGCAAGCTGCTCCTCGCCGTCGGCGTGGCGCGGGAGCCGTGGCTCATCGTGCTCGACGAGCCGACCAACCACATGGACCTTCCTTCGGTGGAGTGCCTGGAGGAGGCGCTTGGCGGATTCCCCGGCGCGCTCCTCCTGGTGAGCCACGACACGGCCTTCCTCCGGCGGCTCACCCGCGTCCGTTGGATGATCGACCGCGCCGGAGAACCGGAGAGTTTTGACCTCCGGGTCCGTGCTTGGAAATGA
- a CDS encoding B12-binding domain-containing radical SAM protein has product MNVLLLSPKTPDTFWSFRHALPFISKKAGSPPLGLLTVAALLPRSWNLELVDLNVTDLSDSWILWADYVMISAMLVHQESAQAAALRCRALGRPVIAGGPLFTIRHEDFPEIPHFVLGEAEELMPELVADMLAGRVRPIYEAERRPDMKNVPIPRWDLVNFRDYACMPVQFCRGCPYDCEFCDVIVLNGRTPRTKSSDQVIAELDALREAGWKGSLFLVDDNFLGHKPRVRELLVRMVEWRKATGARMDFLTEASVDLADEPELLRLMVEAGFKKVFLGIETPDVDNLVSCNKLQNTRRDLGEAISAIQTAGLEVMGGFIIGFDGDTADVFRRQYDFIQRTGVVTAMVGLLTALPGTRLYKRLAAEGRLLGESDGNNTKTICNFRTKLSRGELLSGYRRLMRDLYEPNTYYTRARTFLQNLRPSGPGVYVGWEGVFAFLKTLWYLGVRHSGRRAYWGFLSHTLLHHPRAFGTAITLAIYGHHLRIVSRSL; this is encoded by the coding sequence ATGAACGTTCTTCTTCTCTCTCCCAAGACCCCGGACACATTCTGGAGCTTCCGGCACGCTCTTCCTTTTATATCCAAAAAAGCCGGGTCGCCCCCTCTCGGCCTTCTCACCGTCGCCGCCCTCCTCCCCCGTTCCTGGAACCTCGAACTGGTTGATCTCAACGTAACCGACCTTTCCGACTCATGGATCCTGTGGGCCGATTACGTCATGATCAGCGCCATGCTCGTTCACCAGGAATCGGCGCAGGCGGCCGCATTGCGCTGCCGGGCTCTCGGACGTCCGGTGATCGCCGGCGGGCCCCTCTTCACCATCCGGCACGAGGATTTCCCGGAAATCCCCCACTTCGTCCTCGGCGAGGCGGAAGAGTTGATGCCGGAGCTTGTCGCCGACATGCTGGCGGGCCGCGTGCGTCCGATCTACGAGGCGGAGCGCCGCCCGGACATGAAGAACGTTCCGATCCCCCGGTGGGACCTGGTGAATTTCCGGGATTACGCGTGCATGCCGGTCCAGTTCTGCCGCGGCTGCCCCTACGACTGCGAGTTCTGCGACGTGATCGTTTTGAACGGCCGCACGCCGCGGACGAAGTCGTCGGACCAGGTGATCGCCGAGCTGGACGCGCTCCGCGAGGCGGGATGGAAGGGTTCCCTCTTTCTCGTGGACGACAATTTTCTCGGGCACAAACCACGGGTGCGCGAGCTGCTCGTCCGCATGGTCGAATGGCGCAAAGCCACCGGCGCCCGCATGGACTTCCTCACCGAAGCCTCCGTCGATCTGGCGGACGAACCGGAGCTGCTCCGCCTGATGGTCGAGGCGGGATTCAAGAAGGTCTTTCTGGGTATCGAAACGCCCGACGTGGACAACCTGGTCTCTTGCAACAAATTACAGAACACGCGTCGCGACCTCGGCGAGGCGATTTCCGCGATCCAGACCGCCGGCCTCGAGGTGATGGGTGGATTCATCATCGGGTTCGACGGCGACACGGCCGACGTTTTCCGGCGCCAATACGATTTCATCCAGAGGACCGGCGTGGTGACCGCCATGGTGGGTCTCCTCACCGCCCTCCCCGGGACCCGTCTCTATAAAAGGCTCGCCGCCGAGGGCCGCCTCCTCGGCGAGAGTGACGGCAACAACACGAAAACGATCTGCAACTTCCGCACCAAGCTCTCCCGCGGCGAGTTGCTGTCGGGTTATCGCCGTCTCATGCGAGATCTCTACGAACCGAATACCTATTACACGAGGGCCCGCACATTTCTCCAAAACCTGCGACCCTCGGGACCCGGCGTCTATGTCGGATGGGAGGGTGTCTTCGCCTTCCTCAAGACCCTCTGGTATCTCGGTGTCCGGCATTCCGGCCGGCGCGCCTACTGGGGATTCCTGAGCCACACCCTTCTCCACCACCCCCGTGCGTTCGGCACGGCGATCACCCTGGCGATCTACGGCCATCATCTGCGGATCGTCTCACGCTCCCTGTAA
- a CDS encoding RNA-binding protein → MRLYVGNLPFSATEEDLRSLFSQHGTVEDVHVVTDRQTGSPRGFGFVEMDDTGGEAAISALNGADMNGRNLKVDKAQPRR, encoded by the coding sequence ATGAGACTGTACGTCGGCAACCTTCCCTTTAGCGCGACCGAAGAGGATCTGCGCTCCCTTTTCTCCCAGCACGGCACCGTTGAGGACGTTCACGTCGTTACCGATCGCCAAACCGGCAGTCCCCGCGGCTTCGGTTTCGTCGAAATGGACGATACGGGCGGCGAAGCCGCCATCAGCGCCCTGAACGGCGCCGACATGAACGGACGCAACCTGAAGGTGGATAAGGCACAGCCGCGCCGCTGA